The following proteins are encoded in a genomic region of Leptospiraceae bacterium:
- a CDS encoding SDR family oxidoreductase produces MQIQKTAIVTGAAGGIGIETCKLLLKNGYKLAIIDNDEEKLKSLVEILKVESLLIVCDVSKEEKVQDAIKQAISKFEKIDVLVCLAGVIRPGLFEEVPMQNIRLQMEVISSVQSISFTI; encoded by the coding sequence ATGCAAATACAAAAGACTGCGATAGTAACAGGAGCAGCAGGTGGAATCGGAATCGAAACCTGCAAGCTCCTTCTTAAAAACGGATATAAATTAGCAATCATAGACAACGACGAAGAAAAACTAAAATCTCTTGTAGAGATTTTGAAAGTGGAAAGCTTACTAATAGTTTGTGATGTGAGCAAGGAAGAAAAGGTGCAAGACGCGATCAAACAAGCTATTTCAAAATTCGAGAAAATTGATGTCCTGGTTTGTTTAGCCGGCGTGATTCGCCCTGGTTTATTTGAAGAAGTCCCAATGCAGAATATTAGACTGCAAATGGAAGTAATTTCTTCGGTGCAGTCTATTTCATTCACAATTTAA
- a CDS encoding FAD-dependent oxidoreductase, producing MNRKILIIGGVAGGATAAARARRSDELAEITILERGGYISFANCGLPYYISGEIKSRSNLILQTPDSFYSRYRILVRLGTEAIQINRQEKFVLVKSANGEEKVFYDKLILSQGANPILPSIPNISNENAFTLRDIDDMDRIHNFIDANSPKNAVVVGAGFIGLEMAEALVERGLKVSLVEKYEHVMPIADPEFAESIKRTLVEKGINVITSDSAVGYEPATKNLILETGAKVPAEMILFSIGVRPELELAKQSGLEIGKTGGVVVNEFMESSDPSILVVGDMAEITNRITGDKTRIPLAGPANRQGRVAGANACGERKKYSGSIGSSVVKIFNKVYAMTGLTEKQTQNISASSVTVHPNHHAGYYPGSKQLSLKLTYSNETGKVLGAQAFGEEGVEKRVDVIATAILGGLHIEDLEELDLCYAPPFSSANDPVNMAAFVSSNDRQGFSPTVTVKEFLNSYAKDKSLYVLDVRNPNEFSAGKFPTAVNIPLPDLRKRLSEVPKDKEIFVHCQVGFRGHLAARILLQSGFSKVYNISGGFKSIELLFKG from the coding sequence ATGAACAGGAAGATTTTAATTATTGGTGGTGTTGCTGGTGGTGCTACGGCAGCAGCAAGAGCAAGACGGTCTGATGAATTGGCTGAGATTACAATCTTAGAGAGAGGTGGCTATATATCATTTGCCAATTGCGGTCTGCCTTATTATATTTCAGGAGAGATTAAATCTAGGAGTAACCTAATTTTACAAACTCCTGACAGTTTTTATTCACGCTATCGGATTTTAGTTCGTCTCGGAACAGAAGCAATTCAAATCAATCGACAAGAGAAATTTGTCCTAGTAAAATCCGCCAATGGTGAGGAAAAGGTTTTCTATGATAAGCTAATTCTTTCACAAGGGGCTAATCCTATTTTGCCGTCAATTCCTAATATATCGAATGAGAATGCTTTTACGCTTAGAGATATTGATGATATGGATCGGATTCATAATTTCATTGACGCAAATTCTCCTAAGAACGCTGTCGTCGTTGGTGCTGGTTTCATTGGTCTCGAAATGGCAGAAGCTCTCGTAGAGCGCGGACTCAAAGTTAGCCTCGTAGAAAAGTATGAGCATGTAATGCCAATTGCAGATCCTGAATTTGCTGAATCGATAAAAAGAACCTTAGTTGAAAAAGGAATCAATGTTATTACCTCAGATTCTGCGGTAGGATATGAACCTGCTACAAAAAATCTAATTTTAGAAACTGGTGCAAAAGTTCCTGCTGAGATGATTTTATTTTCTATCGGTGTTCGTCCAGAGTTAGAACTAGCTAAACAGTCCGGCTTAGAAATTGGTAAAACAGGTGGTGTCGTTGTAAATGAATTTATGGAATCCTCCGATCCTTCTATTCTTGTAGTCGGCGATATGGCTGAAATTACGAATCGAATCACAGGGGATAAGACGCGTATACCGCTTGCAGGTCCTGCGAATCGCCAAGGACGTGTTGCGGGAGCCAATGCCTGTGGAGAACGAAAAAAATACTCCGGCTCTATCGGTTCTTCCGTAGTTAAGATATTTAATAAAGTGTATGCGATGACTGGACTCACAGAAAAACAAACACAAAATATTTCAGCCTCTTCTGTAACAGTTCATCCTAATCATCATGCTGGTTATTATCCGGGATCGAAGCAGTTGAGTTTGAAATTAACTTATTCAAATGAGACTGGTAAAGTTCTAGGAGCGCAAGCCTTTGGAGAAGAAGGTGTTGAGAAAAGAGTCGATGTGATTGCAACTGCAATTCTTGGTGGTCTTCACATTGAGGACTTAGAAGAGTTAGATCTTTGTTATGCGCCTCCTTTTTCTTCTGCAAATGATCCTGTGAACATGGCAGCTTTTGTTTCTTCCAATGATCGACAAGGTTTTAGTCCTACTGTGACTGTAAAAGAATTTTTAAACTCGTATGCCAAAGACAAATCACTGTATGTCTTAGATGTGCGCAATCCAAACGAATTCTCCGCTGGCAAATTTCCAACTGCGGTTAATATTCCTTTGCCGGATTTGCGTAAAAGACTTTCTGAGGTTCCAAAGGATAAGGAAATTTTTGTCCATTGTCAAGTAGGTTTTCGTGGACATCTGGCCGCCAGAATTTTGTTGCAGTCCGGTTTCTCTAAAGTCTATAATATTTCTGGTGGATTTAAAAGCATTGAGCTACTCTTTAAGGGGTAA
- a CDS encoding GMC family oxidoreductase has product MFMYEAVIIGSGFGGGINACRLSKKWPGGKVLVFERGKRYPMYSFARTPHEMSKNFWNIPSETKGGNPQDEETKGLFDIRNFKRMDAVISAGLGGGSLIYANVFLEPPDWVFNERWPETCKKEKLQPYYKVAKEVLGARPIPTNDDPRRKIKRTERFQQVAKEMGHNSQLLDLNVFFGNDFQKPTDIGVQEKNRYGALQTSCTYCGECDVGCNTHSKNTLDLNYLYVAENVHKAEIRTEHLVKKIIPLDASGKEDITADGKNGYRIYFSDLTKQVNSSRDGFVDTRRIVLSAGALGSTELLLKCKNEFKTLPNISSKLGEHFSGNGDFLSFVIKGKEESNPNYGPVITQATDFNLFKDPDKKRAFVLEDASYPAFASWAANSIPTPSLWKSIKSVVKDIWLKITKEGSAYGRSGYIFNDLLANDMSQNSSVLLFMGVDNSNGKMFLKDGELEIDWTQEESMPLYEKILEVSKRFYEITKAKFWFPLFNWNAITKDNVTVHALGGCVLADTPDKGVTSANRKTFGQVFGYENLFVADGSIVPTAVGANPIATISALSEMVAEGITGIKPDSSLK; this is encoded by the coding sequence GTGTTTATGTATGAAGCGGTGATTATTGGTAGTGGCTTTGGAGGCGGGATTAATGCCTGTCGTTTGAGTAAAAAATGGCCTGGCGGCAAAGTGTTAGTATTCGAGCGAGGGAAGCGTTACCCGATGTATTCTTTTGCAAGAACTCCGCATGAAATGTCTAAGAACTTTTGGAATATTCCATCCGAGACTAAGGGCGGTAATCCGCAGGATGAAGAAACAAAAGGATTATTCGATATTCGCAATTTCAAACGGATGGATGCTGTGATTTCCGCTGGACTTGGCGGAGGTTCTCTGATTTACGCAAACGTTTTCTTAGAGCCTCCGGATTGGGTTTTCAATGAACGCTGGCCTGAGACTTGTAAAAAAGAAAAGCTACAACCTTATTACAAAGTTGCAAAAGAGGTATTAGGCGCAAGACCCATTCCGACTAACGATGATCCTAGAAGAAAAATAAAACGCACAGAAAGATTTCAACAAGTCGCAAAAGAAATGGGGCACAATTCTCAGTTGCTCGACTTGAATGTCTTCTTTGGAAATGATTTTCAAAAACCTACCGATATTGGAGTGCAAGAAAAAAATCGTTATGGAGCTTTACAGACTTCTTGCACCTACTGCGGAGAATGCGATGTAGGCTGCAATACTCATTCTAAAAATACACTCGACTTAAACTACCTCTATGTTGCGGAAAATGTTCATAAGGCGGAGATTCGCACCGAGCATTTAGTAAAGAAAATTATTCCTCTGGATGCAAGCGGCAAAGAAGATATAACTGCTGATGGAAAAAATGGATATAGAATTTACTTTTCAGATTTAACAAAACAGGTAAATTCTAGCAGGGACGGGTTTGTTGATACGAGAAGAATCGTATTATCCGCTGGAGCATTAGGCTCAACAGAGTTACTTTTAAAATGCAAAAACGAATTTAAAACTCTTCCTAACATTTCTTCTAAACTCGGTGAGCATTTTTCTGGAAACGGAGATTTCCTGTCTTTTGTAATCAAAGGCAAAGAAGAATCCAATCCAAACTATGGACCTGTCATTACGCAAGCCACTGATTTTAATCTATTTAAGGATCCAGATAAAAAGCGAGCCTTTGTTTTAGAAGATGCGAGCTACCCGGCATTTGCCTCTTGGGCGGCTAATTCCATTCCTACTCCATCACTTTGGAAATCTATCAAGTCAGTAGTAAAAGACATTTGGTTAAAGATTACAAAAGAAGGAAGTGCCTATGGTCGATCTGGATATATTTTTAATGACTTATTAGCAAACGATATGTCCCAAAACTCAAGCGTTCTTCTTTTTATGGGAGTGGATAATTCCAATGGAAAAATGTTTTTAAAAGACGGAGAATTAGAAATAGATTGGACCCAAGAAGAAAGCATGCCTCTATATGAAAAAATTCTAGAAGTATCAAAAAGATTTTATGAAATCACAAAGGCAAAATTTTGGTTTCCACTGTTTAATTGGAATGCAATCACAAAAGACAATGTCACAGTCCACGCCTTAGGTGGATGCGTGTTAGCCGATACTCCCGATAAAGGTGTTACTAGTGCCAACCGCAAAACTTTCGGACAAGTGTTTGGATATGAAAATCTTTTCGTTGCAGATGGAAGCATTGTTCCCACAGCAGTAGGTGCAAATCCAATCGCCACTATCAGTGCCCTATCCGAAATGGTCGCCGAGGGGATAACAGGCATTAAACCTGACTCTAGTTTGAAGTAA
- a CDS encoding FAD-dependent oxidoreductase → MQDYIVIGAGYGGIAAASLLQKRGMKVTILEAHHLIGGCASYFRRKNFLFDVGATTFSGVSSHQPVGKLFHELEIKPDLIRIDPGMIVKMGNAVITRYSNSEKWLEEVNYHFPENKMNQFWEKIFTLEKLAWEFIDQNKKIPPRSVFDLVSLMKWNNLNKVQMIPELFKSVSKEMGNFRINSLPFRKFIDEQLLITTQSRSDMAPMLTAAMGLAYPAETYYPLGGMYKPAELVLNKFKELNGDIVLKEKVISITRKKNYYEVISEKGNVYKSKGIVSNLTIWNMAEITEGEIQKYFLSQSKKYKVAPGAFTIYFAIESSIELPSLYYQIHSRNKIPNCDAQAFFVSFSHAQDRERAPEGFRTVTISTHTNPNEWRALSKDAYKKKKELTTSFILEEFDFAFPEFRAANKLYPLDGTPNTFEFYTKRKNGFVGGISHSVRSNLLFMTPNNPPFANLYLVGDTVFPGQGIPAVVLGSLNAVNRIFE, encoded by the coding sequence ATGCAAGATTATATAGTGATTGGTGCAGGATACGGTGGAATAGCCGCTGCGTCGCTTTTGCAAAAGCGTGGAATGAAGGTAACTATACTCGAAGCGCATCATCTGATTGGCGGTTGTGCGTCTTATTTTCGCAGGAAAAACTTTTTGTTTGATGTGGGGGCTACTACTTTTAGTGGAGTTAGTTCTCATCAACCTGTCGGAAAGCTATTTCACGAATTAGAAATTAAGCCTGATTTGATACGAATTGATCCCGGTATGATTGTTAAAATGGGCAATGCAGTTATTACACGCTATTCAAATTCTGAAAAATGGCTAGAAGAGGTAAATTACCATTTTCCGGAAAATAAAATGAATCAGTTCTGGGAAAAAATATTTACACTAGAGAAACTTGCGTGGGAATTCATTGATCAAAATAAAAAAATTCCGCCTCGAAGTGTTTTTGATCTTGTTTCTTTAATGAAATGGAATAATTTGAATAAGGTTCAAATGATACCCGAACTCTTTAAATCTGTATCAAAAGAAATGGGAAATTTTAGAATAAATAGTCTTCCTTTTCGTAAATTTATTGATGAGCAATTGTTAATTACTACTCAGAGTCGATCCGATATGGCGCCAATGCTTACTGCGGCAATGGGACTTGCTTATCCGGCTGAAACTTATTATCCGCTAGGTGGAATGTATAAGCCTGCTGAATTAGTTTTAAATAAATTCAAAGAGTTGAATGGAGACATTGTTTTAAAAGAAAAGGTAATATCTATTACCCGTAAGAAAAATTACTATGAAGTAATTTCAGAAAAAGGAAATGTCTATAAATCTAAAGGAATTGTTTCCAATTTAACGATTTGGAATATGGCAGAAATTACGGAAGGAGAAATACAAAAGTATTTTCTTTCGCAATCAAAAAAATACAAAGTTGCTCCAGGTGCGTTTACTATTTATTTTGCGATAGAATCTTCTATAGAATTACCTTCACTCTATTATCAGATTCACAGTCGAAATAAAATCCCTAATTGTGACGCACAGGCTTTTTTTGTATCTTTCTCTCATGCACAAGATCGAGAGAGAGCGCCGGAAGGATTTAGAACTGTGACAATTTCTACACACACAAATCCAAATGAATGGCGAGCTTTGAGTAAAGATGCTTATAAAAAAAAGAAAGAACTTACAACCAGTTTTATACTAGAAGAGTTTGACTTCGCATTTCCTGAGTTTAGAGCGGCAAATAAACTTTATCCACTAGACGGCACTCCTAATACGTTTGAATTTTATACGAAACGTAAAAATGGTTTTGTTGGAGGAATTTCACATTCGGTTCGGTCGAATTTGCTCTTTATGACACCAAATAATCCACCTTTTGCTAATTTATACCTCGTAGGAGACACAGTATTTCCGGGGCAAGGAATTCCTGCTGTCGTTTTAGGCTCACTCAACGCAGTAAATAGAATTTTCGAATAA
- a CDS encoding SDR family NAD(P)-dependent oxidoreductase, with protein sequence MHNLIPHFKKNGSGKIVVVSSLAGIVPAPKHNMYVASKFALRGLLQTLFLELKKFNIQVTNVMPDAILTPMLKYTATQDASPMAYANYPLPPEDVANAVWKGIQTGKIEIYVPYSQGILARLAQFFVGLIPIIWPTFEKKGLENKEKLKKLGILD encoded by the coding sequence ATTCACAATTTAATTCCCCATTTCAAAAAGAATGGTAGCGGCAAAATTGTAGTAGTCTCTTCACTCGCGGGCATTGTCCCTGCACCCAAGCACAATATGTATGTCGCATCCAAATTTGCACTAAGAGGTTTACTACAAACGCTATTTTTAGAATTAAAAAAATTCAACATACAGGTAACAAACGTTATGCCAGATGCAATCCTCACACCGATGCTAAAATATACGGCAACACAAGACGCATCGCCAATGGCATATGCGAATTATCCGTTACCTCCAGAGGATGTAGCAAATGCAGTATGGAAAGGTATACAAACAGGAAAAATTGAGATATACGTCCCTTATTCGCAAGGTATATTAGCAAGACTCGCACAATTTTTTGTGGGTCTAATACCAATTATCTGGCCTACCTTCGAGAAAAAAGGATTAGAAAATAAAGAGAAATTAAAAAAATTAGGAATTCTAGATTAA
- a CDS encoding metallophosphoesterase, whose translation MPDIKYVCLSDLHFGAQNSLLTKLTSDGLKPNFLEPSPVLISLVENLRLLIEQNQDKSQKPNLILLGDILELALCETNEAGMVFDRFVDLILPKGKELFANVYYIPGNHDHHLWEIARESQYVRYIERMDDKNNLPPMWHTTNIFIENTQHPTRCDFMNGIIQNNEHLKNFHVQVAYPNFGLLNESSGKSVLFHHGHFLEDIYTLMSTVKTYIFPNQSIPEDIWDIEKENFAWIDFFWSTMGRSGQVGKGVELIYDKMTDEDKFSELLHNIAVKITQNIKKSENEAATTLFRKLSRFFIRFIPGRKIEKIVYAFLRVTLGTIAKHERTDNSGSLSQEMRDKLNHYLDKVLFRQISRERKDKAPKEIQFVFGHTHKPFVEPMANPHYAKPVQVVNTGGWVVDTVDRKETYGGAVILIDENLNIAPVQMYRECYQLRAAKVCILPNTVENEFSIRISKLISENQKSLQSFSETVDKEIDLRIINLKAKIEK comes from the coding sequence ATGCCAGATATCAAGTATGTTTGTCTTTCCGATTTGCACTTTGGTGCACAAAATAGTCTTTTAACTAAGCTCACTTCAGATGGATTAAAGCCAAATTTTTTAGAGCCAAGTCCTGTCCTGATTTCGCTCGTAGAAAACCTCAGACTTCTAATTGAGCAAAATCAAGATAAATCGCAAAAACCAAATTTAATCCTCCTAGGGGATATTCTGGAATTAGCGTTATGCGAAACCAACGAAGCCGGAATGGTATTTGACAGATTTGTAGATTTAATTCTTCCGAAAGGCAAAGAGCTGTTTGCCAATGTATACTATATACCAGGCAATCACGATCATCATTTATGGGAAATAGCTCGCGAGTCTCAATATGTGCGATATATAGAAAGAATGGATGATAAGAATAACCTCCCACCAATGTGGCATACAACGAATATATTCATCGAGAACACACAACATCCCACTCGATGCGACTTCATGAATGGGATCATACAAAATAACGAACATTTAAAAAATTTTCATGTGCAAGTAGCCTATCCTAATTTTGGATTGCTAAATGAATCTAGCGGCAAATCAGTCTTATTCCACCATGGACATTTCTTAGAAGACATCTATACTCTAATGAGCACTGTCAAAACTTATATATTTCCCAATCAATCCATTCCCGAAGATATTTGGGATATCGAAAAAGAAAACTTTGCATGGATTGATTTTTTTTGGTCAACTATGGGCAGATCAGGGCAAGTAGGTAAGGGAGTAGAATTAATCTATGATAAAATGACAGACGAAGACAAATTTTCGGAATTGTTGCACAACATCGCAGTGAAGATTACTCAAAACATAAAAAAGAGTGAGAACGAAGCGGCAACTACATTATTCCGCAAACTCTCCCGTTTCTTTATTCGATTCATTCCCGGACGTAAAATAGAAAAAATTGTTTATGCCTTTTTACGAGTTACACTGGGAACAATTGCAAAGCATGAGCGCACAGATAATAGTGGAAGTCTTTCGCAAGAAATGAGAGACAAACTTAACCACTATCTGGACAAAGTTTTATTTAGACAAATCAGTAGAGAACGAAAGGACAAAGCTCCGAAGGAAATCCAATTTGTGTTCGGGCATACTCATAAGCCTTTCGTAGAACCTATGGCTAATCCCCATTATGCAAAGCCGGTTCAAGTAGTAAATACAGGCGGTTGGGTTGTTGATACCGTTGATCGAAAAGAAACCTACGGTGGAGCAGTTATTTTAATTGATGAGAATCTAAATATTGCTCCTGTTCAAATGTATAGAGAATGCTATCAACTAAGGGCGGCTAAGGTCTGTATACTTCCTAATACAGTTGAAAACGAATTCTCGATTCGAATCTCTAAATTGATTTCAGAAAATCAAAAATCGCTTCAATCATTTTCTGAAACTGTAGATAAAGAAATAGATTTACGCATTATAAATTTAAAAGCGAAAATAGAGAAGTAA